CGACGGTGGAGCCCTTGAGCGCGCGGCGCGGCGCCTCCACGCGTCGCACCTCGACGTCCTTCCCCGTCGCCTCGGCGCCCACGCCGACGGCGAACACCGGCGTGCCGCGCGCGCGGAGCGCCGTCGTCGCGTCGGCGAGCGCGGACGGCGCGCCGTCGGCGCCGTCGCTCACGACCACCACGCCGGCGAGCGGCACGCCGTCGAGCTCCTCGCGCACGCGGTCGAGCGCGGCGCCGAGGCGCGTGCGGTCGCCCGCGAACGCCAGCGCGCCGACGCTGTCGACCGGCGCGGCGACGTCCGAGAAGCGGTAGACGCGCACGGCGAACTGCTCGCCTAACGCGCGGCGGAGCGGCGACGCGCTGCCGAGCATGGCGCGCGCGAAGTCGGCGCGCGGTCGCCCGTCGAAGTCGCGCACGCGCATGGAGCGCGAGTCGTCCACCAGCACGGCGACGGTGTTGCGGCGCGGCACCGCCGCGTCGAGCACGAGCACGGGGCGCAGCAGGCAGACGACGAGCAGCACGATCGCCGCGGCGCGCAGCGCGGCGAGCAGCGGGTGCGCTCGGCGCCTCACGGGGGATCCCACGGTCGATCCGACGCGGAGCGCGCCGCCGCGATACGCGGTGACGGCGACCGCGACGAGCACCGTGCCGACGAGCGCGAGCGCCCACGCCGCGGGACGCGGCGCGTCGAACGCCAGGCGTCCCTGCGCGTACAGCGCGGGACGGTACTTGAGCAGCAGCTCGAGTGCCCGGTCGAGGCTCACGGTCATCGCTGATGGCCCGGATCGCATTCGACGGCCGCCGTGGTGCAGCCGTCTCCTTAAGACGTATGGCACGGACCGGGCGTTGCCCACCGCCCGCGGCCGGCGCCCTCACGATTCCCGCGCGTACCCCGGGGGGCCGGCGAGGTTCGCGGCCGGCCGAGTTCGGTTTCGGGACGCCCGGTGTCGCTCTCGGGAGAGTCGCTCGCGGTACGAGGCGCGGCAATCCCCTCGGCGCGCGCCGATGGCGACCGTGTGACGGCGACCCATGCACCGCGACCCACACCGTTCGTCACATCGGCCGGCGCGCGGCCGTTAGGACGGCAACCGGTCGACGCGCGACTTTGTCCAATGACGCACGAGCTCCCCGGCCGGGCAGCCCTCGAGGTTCGCGATGACGCACGCGACAGCCGCGTACGTCGCGCGAACGCACACTCGACTTCGTGTCGTCTGATGGAGGGCATCATGGTCCCGTCTTCCGCGCCGCGGCCGGCGTTGGGCACCCGCACGCACGCCCAGCACCTCGCGCGGGTCCTCTCCGCGTGCACCGCGCTCACCGCGCTCGCCACACTCACGGCCTGCGCCACCGGTGCGTCCCGCTACGCGTCCTATGACGTCGCGCCGAGGCGCGCGCCGACGGCGACGCCGGGCACCACCCTGCGCACGCTCGACGCGAGCGCGCTGCGTCGCACGCCGTACGACTTCCTGTTCGACGCGGTGAACGCGTACTGGCCCACCGTGGGCAATCCACCGTTCACCGTGACGTCGCTCGCGACGAGCGCCGCGGAGCCGGTCGGCGTGTACGCGAACGGCATGTTCATCGGCGGCCTCGACGCGCTGCGCGAAGTGCGCGTGAACGAGGTCGCCCGCGTGCGCCGCATCACGACGGCCGAGGAGAACCTCCAGTTCGGACGGCAGCACCGCGCGGGCGCGATCCTCGTGGAGTGGTTGCGGGCGCCGGCGAGCAAGGCACCTCGTTAGGCGCGGCCGCCTGCGGCGGCGAAACGACGGAAGAGGGGCCGAAACGGCGGATCGCCTCCACGCTCCGGCACGAGGCCATCCGCAATTTCGGCCCTTTCCGCCGTTTCCGCTTTCCGCGGAGAGGTATATTTCATCGGAACCCCTGCGTCCCGATGGAATCCCCACCCGCCCCGCCGCTCGATCACTCGCCGCTCGCGCCCGGCGCGCCGTTCGCCGAACGGTACGCGATCGAGCGCGAGATCGGGCGCGGCGGCATGGCCACCGTCTACCTGGCGGAGGAGCGCAAGCACGGGCGCCAGGTCGCGATCAAGGTGCTGCGCCCCGATCTCACCGCGTCGGTGGGGGCCGAGCGGTTCCTGCGCGAGATCGGCATCGTCGCGCGTCTCACGCACCCGCACGTCGTGCCGCTCATCGACTCGGGCGAGGAGCGCGATCCGCGCGGCGCGTCGCTGCTGTACTACGTGTCGCCGTACGTCACTGGGGGCTCGCTGCGCGACCGGCTCGTGCGCGAGGGCGCGCTTCCCGTGGCCGACGCGCTCCGCATCGCGGCGGACATCGGCACCGCGCTCGACTTCGCGCACCGCGCCGGCTTCGTGCACCGCGACGTGAAGCCGGAGAACATCCTGTTCGCCGATGGGCACGCGCTCCTCGCCGACTTCGGCGTCGCGCGCGCGCGCACGGCCTGCGACGAGGACGGGGCCCGCGCGCCTAACGCGAACGCCATCACCGACGTCGGCTTCACGCTCGGCACGCCGGAGTACATGAGCCCCGAGCAGGCGAGCGGCGAGCGCGACGTCGGCGTGGCGAGCGACGTGTACAGCCTCGCGTGCGTCGTCTACGAGATGCTGGCCGGCGAGCCGCCGTTCCGCGGACCGAACGCGCGCGCGACGATGGCGCGCCACGTCACCGCGCCGCCGCCGTCGGTGCGCACCGCGCGCCCGGACGCTCCCGGCGGCATCGACGAGGCGCTCGCGAAGGCGCTGTCGAAGGCCCCCGAGCAGCGCCACCCGAGCGCCGCGGACTTCATCGCCGCGCTGCAGGCCGGCGCCGCCGCCGGAGCCGCCACGCGTCGCGCGCTCGTCGCCACGCGCACCGTCGCCGTGCTCCCGTTCGTGAACGCGAGCCCCGACCCGGAGAACGAGTACCTCAGCGACGGCATCACCGACGAGCTGATCGACGCGCTCGCGAAGCTCGACGGGCTGCGCGTCGCGTCGCGCACGTCGGTGTTCGCGCTCAAGGGCAAGCCGCTCGACGTGCGCGCGATCGGCGCGCTGCTCGGCGCGTCGGCGGTGCTCGAGGGCAGCGTGCGCAAGGCCGGGTCGCGCCTCCGCGTCACCGTGCAGCTCACCTCCACCGACGACGGCCGGCTGCTCTGGTCGCGCCGCTACGACCGCGACGCGGACGACGTCTTCGCGGTGCAGGACGAGATCGCGCAGACGATCGTCACCACGCTGCGCGCGACGTGGCTCGCCGACCTCGAGGATCCGCGGCGGAAGCACTACACGCGCAACCTCGCCGCGTACGGCCTCTACCTGCGCGGCCGCTTCGCGCTCAGCAAGCGCACGCAGGAGGGCGTGGCCGAGGGGATCGAGTACTTCGAGCGCGCGATCGCGGAGGACCCGAACTACGCGCTCGCGTACACCGGCCTCGCCGACGCGTACGCGCTGCACGTCGACTACCGCAGCGTGCCGGTCGCCGACGGCCTCGCCCGCGCGAACGCGTACGCGCGCCGCGCCATCGAGCTCGACGACGGCCTCGCCGAGGCGCACGCGTCGCTCGCCTGGCGGCTGTTCATCTACGACTGGGACTGGGCGGGCGCCGAGCGCGAGTTCCGCCGCGCGATCGAGCTCGACCCGGGCTACGGCCCCGCGCATCAGTGGTACGCGACGCTGCTCGTGTCGCAGCGCCGCAGCGAGGACGCGCTCATCGAGGCGCACACCGCGCTGGAGCTCGACCCAGGCTCGGTCTCGGCGCGGCGCAGCGCGGGGTGGGTGCACTGCTACGCGCGCCGCTTCGACCAGGCCCGGCGGCATCTCGCGCGCGCGATCGAGATGAACCCGACGGCGGAGGAGACGTTCCGCGTGCTCGGGCTCACGCTCGCGTTCGACGGGAAGCACGAGGAGTCGGTGATGGTGCTGCGCGGCGCGCAGCAGATGCCGGGCGCGGGCACGTTCACGACCGCCACGCTCGGCTACGCGCTCGCCCGCGCCGGCGAGCGCGACGAGGCGCTGGCGGTGCGCGACGCGTTGCTCGAGCGACACGCGCGCGAGTACGTCTCCCCCGCGGCCATCTCCGCGGTGCACATCGGCCTCGGCGAGTACGACGCGGCGCTGGACTGGGCCGAGCGCGCGCACGCCGAGCGCCGCGGATGGCTCGCGTACCTCGCGGTAAATCCCATCTTCGACCCGATGCGCGCGATGCCGCGGTTCCAGGCGCTGCTGGACGCGATGCGGCTGCCGCGCTGACCGGCCGCTGCGCCGACGGGCCGCCGGACTGACGCGCTGCCTAACGGTAGCGGATCTTCGCCGCCGCGAGCGCCGCGTTCAGCGCCACCATGCCGCCGTTCGTCGCCACCACCGGCCAGTCAGCGGCGAGCGCGCCGTAGATCATCCACAGGGTGCCCGAGGTGATGAGCAGCGCGAACGTGCCGAGCGACAGGTCGCGCGTGCGCCTCGTACGCCACGCGCGCACGACCTGCGGCACGAACGACGCGACGGTCAGCACGCCCGCCACCGTGCCGAGCAGCGGCGGGCGCGCCGAGGGGCCGCCCGTCATGCGGAGAGCTCGGTCGGCGGCGGCTCGGCGCCGTCGCGGAACGTGAGCCAGTCCGTGCGCACGCGGCCCCACTCCTGGATCGTCACGCCGTGCCGCTCGAGCAGCCGGCGGATCTGGGCGCGCGGATAGCCGGCCAGCTCCTCGAGGACCGGCACGAGCACACTCAGCGCGTCGTCGCTCACCACCGTGCGCCGCGCGATCTGCGCGATGTGCCGCGCCTCGGAGGCGGCAATCGTGAGGCCATCGCCACGGTTGACGTGCAGCATCACGTGCAGATCCGACGAGCCGTCGCCGACGTACACCACACGGTCGGTCGGGATGTTGAGCGCGAGGCGCAATTCCTCCACCGCGGTCACCTTGCCATAGCCGGCGGCCACGCGCTCGACGGACTCGATCTCCCCCGACACCGCGTCGTAGCCGAAGCGCGTGGCGACGATGTGGTCGGGCGGCACGAGGTCGCGCAGCGCGGCGTGCACGACCTCTTCCGGCGCGGCGGACACGACGTAGAAGTCGAAGTGGAAGCCCTCGATCCCCGACGCGAGACACTCGGCGAGCAGCGCGATGTTGGCCTTCAGCCGGATCGCCGCGCCGGCGGCGGAGAGGTCGGCGCGTCGCACGCGTCGGTACTCCGGATCGTGGCGCAGCAGGTACGTCAGCTCCGCACCCTCCTGCACGAGGTTTAGCCGCGACAGCCCGGCGACCTTCGCGTCGAAGCCGTCGATGCCGAGCATCCGGCTCAGCGTGTGCCCCGAGTCGTCGAAGCTGAGCGTCTGATCGAAATCGCTGACGAAGAGATAGCGCTTGCGCATGAGGCAGCCTCCAGAAAATCGAATCGCCCTCGCGTCCACGTCGGACGCGAGGGCGAGATTGCGTGCAGCTCACACTGCTCAACCCGATCGCGTCCGTGGTCGTGGGTGCTGCTGTTGCTGGAGCGGCATGGCGATGCGAGGCGCGGCGTGAGCGGGGTGTCATGACGGACGTCCAACGCAAGCTGACCGGGCTGCAGGGATCGCGCCACGCGTCGCGCGGGCACGCGACGGAATCGTTACGGGGCGGCGCCATTCGTGCACACCTTGCACGAACCGCGGCTCCCGTCCGATACTGCGCGCCCGGGAACCTTCGCGCCTGGCGCGGTATTCTGATTCATCCCGCCCTCGAGGAGCACCGATGACCGTGGTCGACGTGGGACCGGTCGCCGCCCCACCGGCCGGCGCGACGCTCGCGGAGCGCTACGCCGCCGTGCGCGCGCAGACCGAAGCGCTGTGCGCGCCGCTGGAGACGGAGGACTACGTCGTCAGCACGATGACCGACGTGAGCCCGACGAAGTGGCACCTCGCGCACACGAGCTGGTTCTTCGAGACGTTCGTGCTCGCACCGAACGACGACGCGTACGTCTCGCCGAACCCGCGCTACGCGTTCCTGTTCAACTCGTACTACGTGCAGGCGGGCGAGCGGCACTGTCGCGCGAAACGCGGCATCGTCACCCGCCCCACGGTGGCCGAGGTGTTCGCCTATCGCGCGCACGTCGATGCCGCGATGCACCGCCTACTCGCCGAGGTCGGCGACGACGCGTCGCATCCGGCGTACGGCGTGATCGAGCTCGGGCTGCACCACGAGCAGCAGCATCAGGAGCTGCTCGTCACCGACATCAAGCACGTCTTCTGGATGAACCCCTTGCGCCCCGCGTATCTCCCGCGGGTGCCGGAGCGCGCCGCGGCGGCGCCGCTCCGTTGGGCATCGTTCGACGAGGGCGTGCACCACGTCGGCTTCGCCGGGCCCGGCTTCTCGTTCGACAACGAGACGCCCGCGCACCGCGTGCTCGTCGGCGCGTTCCGTCTCGCGTCGCGATGCGTGACGAACGGCGAGTGGCTCGCGTTCGTCGACGACGGTGGCTACCGCAAGCCCGAGCTGTGGCTGTCGAACGGGTGGGCCACGGTGCAGGAGCGCCGCTGGGAGGCGCCGCTGTACTGGGAGCGCACGCCCGACGGCTGGACCGAGTTCACGCTCGCCGGCACCGCGCCGCTCGCCCTCGCGGAGCCGGCGTGCCACGTGAGCTACTACGAGGCGGACGCGTTCGCGCGGTGGGCGGGCCATCGCCTGCCGACGGAGGCGGAGTGGGAGGTCGCGGCCGAGCGCGTGCCGGTCGACGGCCGCTTCGTCGACGCGCGCCGCTTCCATCCCGGGCCGGCGCCGAGCGTGCCTAACGACGTCGGGCTCGCGCAGCTCTACGGCGACGTGTGGCAGTGGACGGGGAGCGCGTACGTGGCGTACCCGGGGTTCCGACCGTCGCCCGGCGCGATCGGCGAGTACAACGGCAAGTTCATGTGCGACCAGTGGGTGCTGCGCGGCGCGTCGTGCGCCACGCCGCGGTCGCACGCGCGGCGCACGTACCGCAACTTCTTCCCGTCGGACGCGCGGTGGCAGTTCACCGGCGTGCGACTCGCGGGGGAGCCGTGACCGCGCCGCTCGCCCGTCCACTCGGCGACGACCCGGTGCTCGTCGAGATCCTCGCCGGCCTGCGCGGCTCGCCGAAGACGCTCCCACCGAAGCTGTTCTACGATGCCGCGGGCGCGGAGCTGTTCGAGCGGATCTGCGAGCTGGACGAGTACTACCTCACGCGCACCGAGCTCACGATCCTGCGCCGCCACGTCGGCGAGATCGCGGCGCTCGCGGGACCGCGCGCGGCGCTCGTCGAGTACGGCAGCGGCGCCGGCGTGAAAGTGCGTCTGCTGCTCGACGCGATGGAGGATCCCGCAGCCTACGTGCCGATCGACATCTCGCGCGAGCAGCTCGCGCGCGTCGCCAGCGAGCTCGCGGCCGAGTACCGGACCGTGCCGATCCTGCCGGTGTGCGCCGACTACACGGCGCCGGTCGTCATCCCCGACCTGCCGCAGCGCGCGCGGCGCGTCGCGTTCTTTCCCGGCTCCACGATCGGCAACTTCCACCCGCCGGAAGCGACGGCGTTCCTCCGCCGCGTGCGCCGCACGCTCGGCCGCGACGGGCTGCTGATCCTCGGCGTCGACCGTCGCAAGGACGCCGCGACGCTGCATGCTGCGTATGACGACGCGCAGGGCGTCACCGCGGCGTTCAACCGCAACATGCTCGCACGGCTGAACCGCGAGTACGGCGCCGACTTCGATCTCGCGCGCTTCCGCCACCGCGCGGTGTGGAACGACGAGGCGAGCCGCGTGGAAATGCACCTCGTGAGCACGGCCGACCAGTGCGTGCACGTCGCGGGGCAGACGTTCCACTTCGCGCGCGGCGAGACGCTGTGGACGGAGAGCTCGTACAAGTACGATCGACAGCGGCTGGACGCGCTGGCGTCGGGCGCGGGGTTCTCGGTCGCGCGGCTGTGGACGGATGAGGGAGAGCGGTTCTGGGTCGCGGCGCTGGAGGTGCGGCCCGACGTCTGAGGGTGCACCTTCATCTCACCCCGCCGCATACCAGCATGCGACTGCACCGGCTCGCGTTTCTACTCGCGCTCCCGTTCACCGCCGCCGCTCAACGTCCGGATCCCCTGCACGGCTTCGACGCCTACGCCGAGCAGGCGCGCAAGGAGTGGCGCGTGCCGGGCATGGCGGTCGTCGTCGTGAAGGACGACAGCGTGGTGTTCATGAAGGGCTTCGGCGTGCGCGAGCTCGGGAAGCCCGACTCCGTCGGCGTGCACACGCGCTTCGGCAACATGTCGACGACGAAGGCGTTCACCGCGATGCTCGTCGCGATGCTCGCCGACAGCGGCCTGCTGCGGTTCGACGACCCGGTCGCCGCGTACGTGCCCGATCTCCGGCTCGCCGACCCGTACGTGACGCGCGAGCTCACCGTGCGCGACCTGCTCACGCATCGACTCGGCTTCCCGGATCCGTACTACCTCTGGGACAACACCACGCTCGGCTTCGACGAGATCGTGCGCCGACTGCGGCTGGTGCCCGTCGCGTCGAGCTTCCGATCGCGCTTCGCGTACAACAACGTCGGCTATGGGCTCGCCGGCACCATCGCGGGGCGCGCGGGGGGGACCACGTGGCAGACGCTGCTCCGTCGGCGGATCCTCGGCCCGTTAGGCATGACCGAGACCGCCGTCGATGGCGCGGAGCTCGCCGCGTCCGGCGTGACCGACGTGACGGCGCCGCACGGGATCGTGCGCGACACGGTGCGCGTGCTCCCCGCCTCCGCGGCGGTCATCGACCCCGTGGCACCGGCGGGATCGATGTTCTCGACGGCGTCGGACATGGGGCGCTGGCTTCGCTTCCTGCTCGACTCGGCACGCGTGAACGGCCGCCGCCTCGTGAGCGCCGAGAGGTTCGCGGAGCTGTTCACGGCGCAGCAGATCGTCCCACCCGAGGAGTTCTATCCCACGATGCGCCTCACGCGGCCGCACGTCGCCGCGTACGGCATGGGATGGTTCCTCGAGGACTACCGCGGCGAGTTCGTCGCGTTCCACACCGGCAGCATCGAGGGACGCTCGGCGATCGTGGGGCTCATCCCCGACCGGCGGCTCGGCGTCGCGGTGTTCACGAACCTCGACCACGCCGAGGTGCGCCACGCGCTCATGTACACCGTGTTCGACCGCTACCTGCCGGCGCAGGCGCGGCCGCACGACTGGAGCGCGGAGCTGCGCACGCTCTACCGCGCGATCGCCGACAGCGCGACGCAGCGGCGACGCGACCGCGACGCGAAGCGCGTGACCGGCACGCGTCCGTCGCTCCCGCTCGATCGCTACGCGGGCACCTATGCCGACAGCCTGTTCGGCATCGCCACCGTGACGCGCGACGGCGACCACCTGACCCTGCAGGTCGGCACGCAGACCGGCACGCTGGAGCACTGGCAGTACGACGTGTTCCGCGTGCACTGGCGCGACCCGTTCCTCGGCACCGACGACGTCGCGTTCGCGCTCGATCCGGACGGAGTGGTCGGGGCGCTGCGGTTCGTGGACGCGCCTAACCGATATCAGAGAAGTCGATGAGGCGGCGCTGGAACGGCGGCGCTGGAACGGCGGCGCTGGAACGGCGGCGCTGGAACGGCGGCGCTGGTAACGCGCGGTATCAGTGCCGTTCCAGCGCCGCCGCACCAGCGCCGAGGTATCAGCGCCGCCGCACCAGCGCCGCGGTATCAGCGCCGCCCCACCAGCGCCGAGGTATCAGCGCCGCCCCACCAGAATCACGCCATGTCGGTATCCGGCAGCGCCGTCGGATGGCGCGGCTCGTAGATCCCGAGCTCCATCCCGCCCGGAAGCCGCAGCGCGGTGACGCGCCCCCATCCCTGATCCGTGATCGGCCGCGTGAACTCCACGCCCTTCGCGGTCAGCTCGCGCACGGTCGCGTCGACGTCGTCGCACATGAAGTAGAGCTCGTGCGTGCCGTGGCCGCCGTCCTCCTCGGGATGGATGCCCAGCTCCGCCGGCGGCAGCGTGAAGATGAGCCATCCCTGGCCGGCGTCGACGTGCGACAGGCCGAGGACGTCGCGGAAGAACGCGCGCACGGCGTCGGCCTGCGGCGTGTAGATGAGAGCGTGCGTGCCGGTGATCATCGCGTCGTGGGGGTGGAGTCCTGGCGCGCGAAGCGCACGTCGCGTACGCGGCCACTCGTCACGCGCAGCGCAGCCGGCCGCCCCGCGGCGTCGCGCTCCACGCGCACCGTGGCGATCGGCCACGCGCCGGCGAACGCGTCGCGCCCGGTGACCGTGAGCGTGACGTCCGGGTTGTGGCGGCGCCGCACGACGAGCGTCGTGCCGTCGGCGACGAGGTCGAGCGCGGCGTCGACCTCGGGGCTGTAGTAGCGGCCCGCGAGCGCGCCGATGTCGGCGGCGCTCGCGACGTACGGCGCGCGCCGTGTGAGCAGCAGCGTGCTGCCGTTCTGCGCGAGCCGCATCGTGTCGACGCCCGCCGCGCGGCGCAGGAACGTGAGCGTGGCGCCGACGTCCGCCACGTCGAACGTGGAGTCCGACGTCGCGCGCAGCACGCGCCGCTGCCCGCCGCGCGACTGCCCGACGAGTCGTTCGCCGTCGCGCGACACGGTGATCGCGAGCCCGTCCGCCGCCGCGAACTCGCCGACGAGCGCGTCGAGCCGCGCCCGATCGATCGTGATCGTCGGCGTCGACGTGTTGGACGCCGCGACCGCGCGCACCGGCGGACGTGCCGGGGCCGCGAACGCGTCGCCGAGGAACGCGTCGGCCACCTGCTGCGCCACGCCCGTCGGGTCGAACGTGCCGAGGTTGCTGAGCACGACCACCCCGGCGTCGATGTCGGGCAGGAACATGACGTAGCTGCGGAAGCCGGCGTCCGCGCCGCCGTGCTCGATACGACGCTGCCCGCGGTACGAGTCGACGGCGATGCCGAGCGCGTACGGCAGCGTGTCGCCCGACGTGCGCACGCCGCGCGTGAGGAGCATCTCGCGCGCCGCGGCGCCGCCTAACGCACCGGTGTGGAGGTTCTCGAGCCACCGCGCGAGATCCTCGACCGTCGTGAACAGGCTCGTCGCGCCGGCGTTCGCGTAGCTCAGTACCGCGTTCTGGTAGCCGCCGCTGGGGCCCGGCGCGTACGAGTACGCGCGCCCGGGGACGATCTCCTGGTGGTCCATGTGCACGCGCGTGTCGCGCATGCCGAGCGGCTCGAACACGCGCTCGCGCATGAACTCCGGGAACGGCTTGCCCCCGACGCGCTCGACGACCTTCGACAGCAGCATGAACCCGCTGTTCGAGTACAGGTACTCCGCGCCGGGCGTGAAGTTGAGCGCGTGCTGGCGCGTCACGAGGCGGAACAGGTCGTCCTGGGTGATGACGTCGTCCATGCGACCACCGGACATCCCCCACAGATCCCACTGGTCGCGGATGCCGCTCGTGTGGTTCAGCAGATGCCGCAGCGTGATCGTCGTGCCGTACTCGGGCAGCTCGGGGATGTACTTGTGCACGTCGTCGTCGAGCGAGAGCTTGCCGTCGCGCGCGAGCAGCACGATGGCGAACGCCGTGAACTGCTTCGACACCGACGCGACGTGGAACGGCGTGCGCGGCGTGATCGGCGCGGGGAACTCGAGCGACGCGCGGCCGTAGCCCTTCTCGAACACGAGCTTCCCGCCGCGCAGCACGCCGATCGCGGCGCCGGGGCCGTCGGCGTCGTACTGCGACATCAGCTGGTCCACCTTCCCCACCGCATCGGTGGCGAGGCGGTCGACGCGGCGGAGGTGCAGCGCGTAGTCGCCGCCGCTGTCGGCTCGGAACGCCGCGACGCGGATGCGATACGT
The window above is part of the Gemmatirosa kalamazoonensis genome. Proteins encoded here:
- a CDS encoding VOC family protein yields the protein MITGTHALIYTPQADAVRAFFRDVLGLSHVDAGQGWLIFTLPPAELGIHPEEDGGHGTHELYFMCDDVDATVRELTAKGVEFTRPITDQGWGRVTALRLPGGMELGIYEPRHPTALPDTDMA
- a CDS encoding serine hydrolase domain-containing protein — translated: MKPHRAFVVALALGTQLAAQPTTPLSRGATVERTLGPGGRDEFTLPIAAPALVQGDVDQRGLDVVVTILDSAGRELRQFDGPARGPEKFAFTAERAGTYRIRVAAFRADSGGDYALHLRRVDRLATDAVGKVDQLMSQYDADGPGAAIGVLRGGKLVFEKGYGRASLEFPAPITPRTPFHVASVSKQFTAFAIVLLARDGKLSLDDDVHKYIPELPEYGTTITLRHLLNHTSGIRDQWDLWGMSGGRMDDVITQDDLFRLVTRQHALNFTPGAEYLYSNSGFMLLSKVVERVGGKPFPEFMRERVFEPLGMRDTRVHMDHQEIVPGRAYSYAPGPSGGYQNAVLSYANAGATSLFTTVEDLARWLENLHTGALGGAAAREMLLTRGVRTSGDTLPYALGIAVDSYRGQRRIEHGGADAGFRSYVMFLPDIDAGVVVLSNLGTFDPTGVAQQVADAFLGDAFAAPARPPVRAVAASNTSTPTITIDRARLDALVGEFAAADGLAITVSRDGERLVGQSRGGQRRVLRATSDSTFDVADVGATLTFLRRAAGVDTMRLAQNGSTLLLTRRAPYVASAADIGALAGRYYSPEVDAALDLVADGTTLVVRRRHNPDVTLTVTGRDAFAGAWPIATVRVERDAAGRPAALRVTSGRVRDVRFARQDSTPTTR
- the egtD gene encoding L-histidine N(alpha)-methyltransferase, with amino-acid sequence MTAPLARPLGDDPVLVEILAGLRGSPKTLPPKLFYDAAGAELFERICELDEYYLTRTELTILRRHVGEIAALAGPRAALVEYGSGAGVKVRLLLDAMEDPAAYVPIDISREQLARVASELAAEYRTVPILPVCADYTAPVVIPDLPQRARRVAFFPGSTIGNFHPPEATAFLRRVRRTLGRDGLLILGVDRRKDAATLHAAYDDAQGVTAAFNRNMLARLNREYGADFDLARFRHRAVWNDEASRVEMHLVSTADQCVHVAGQTFHFARGETLWTESSYKYDRQRLDALASGAGFSVARLWTDEGERFWVAALEVRPDV
- a CDS encoding haloacid dehalogenase-like hydrolase, with protein sequence MRKRYLFVSDFDQTLSFDDSGHTLSRMLGIDGFDAKVAGLSRLNLVQEGAELTYLLRHDPEYRRVRRADLSAAGAAIRLKANIALLAECLASGIEGFHFDFYVVSAAPEEVVHAALRDLVPPDHIVATRFGYDAVSGEIESVERVAAGYGKVTAVEELRLALNIPTDRVVYVGDGSSDLHVMLHVNRGDGLTIAASEARHIAQIARRTVVSDDALSVLVPVLEELAGYPRAQIRRLLERHGVTIQEWGRVRTDWLTFRDGAEPPPTELSA
- a CDS encoding serine/threonine-protein kinase, producing the protein MESPPAPPLDHSPLAPGAPFAERYAIEREIGRGGMATVYLAEERKHGRQVAIKVLRPDLTASVGAERFLREIGIVARLTHPHVVPLIDSGEERDPRGASLLYYVSPYVTGGSLRDRLVREGALPVADALRIAADIGTALDFAHRAGFVHRDVKPENILFADGHALLADFGVARARTACDEDGARAPNANAITDVGFTLGTPEYMSPEQASGERDVGVASDVYSLACVVYEMLAGEPPFRGPNARATMARHVTAPPPSVRTARPDAPGGIDEALAKALSKAPEQRHPSAADFIAALQAGAAAGAATRRALVATRTVAVLPFVNASPDPENEYLSDGITDELIDALAKLDGLRVASRTSVFALKGKPLDVRAIGALLGASAVLEGSVRKAGSRLRVTVQLTSTDDGRLLWSRRYDRDADDVFAVQDEIAQTIVTTLRATWLADLEDPRRKHYTRNLAAYGLYLRGRFALSKRTQEGVAEGIEYFERAIAEDPNYALAYTGLADAYALHVDYRSVPVADGLARANAYARRAIELDDGLAEAHASLAWRLFIYDWDWAGAEREFRRAIELDPGYGPAHQWYATLLVSQRRSEDALIEAHTALELDPGSVSARRSAGWVHCYARRFDQARRHLARAIEMNPTAEETFRVLGLTLAFDGKHEESVMVLRGAQQMPGAGTFTTATLGYALARAGERDEALAVRDALLERHAREYVSPAAISAVHIGLGEYDAALDWAERAHAERRGWLAYLAVNPIFDPMRAMPRFQALLDAMRLPR
- a CDS encoding SemiSWEET family sugar transporter, giving the protein MTGGPSARPPLLGTVAGVLTVASFVPQVVRAWRTRRTRDLSLGTFALLITSGTLWMIYGALAADWPVVATNGGMVALNAALAAAKIRYR
- the egtB gene encoding ergothioneine biosynthesis protein EgtB, whose translation is MTVVDVGPVAAPPAGATLAERYAAVRAQTEALCAPLETEDYVVSTMTDVSPTKWHLAHTSWFFETFVLAPNDDAYVSPNPRYAFLFNSYYVQAGERHCRAKRGIVTRPTVAEVFAYRAHVDAAMHRLLAEVGDDASHPAYGVIELGLHHEQQHQELLVTDIKHVFWMNPLRPAYLPRVPERAAAAPLRWASFDEGVHHVGFAGPGFSFDNETPAHRVLVGAFRLASRCVTNGEWLAFVDDGGYRKPELWLSNGWATVQERRWEAPLYWERTPDGWTEFTLAGTAPLALAEPACHVSYYEADAFARWAGHRLPTEAEWEVAAERVPVDGRFVDARRFHPGPAPSVPNDVGLAQLYGDVWQWTGSAYVAYPGFRPSPGAIGEYNGKFMCDQWVLRGASCATPRSHARRTYRNFFPSDARWQFTGVRLAGEP
- a CDS encoding serine hydrolase, whose amino-acid sequence is MRLHRLAFLLALPFTAAAQRPDPLHGFDAYAEQARKEWRVPGMAVVVVKDDSVVFMKGFGVRELGKPDSVGVHTRFGNMSTTKAFTAMLVAMLADSGLLRFDDPVAAYVPDLRLADPYVTRELTVRDLLTHRLGFPDPYYLWDNTTLGFDEIVRRLRLVPVASSFRSRFAYNNVGYGLAGTIAGRAGGTTWQTLLRRRILGPLGMTETAVDGAELAASGVTDVTAPHGIVRDTVRVLPASAAVIDPVAPAGSMFSTASDMGRWLRFLLDSARVNGRRLVSAERFAELFTAQQIVPPEEFYPTMRLTRPHVAAYGMGWFLEDYRGEFVAFHTGSIEGRSAIVGLIPDRRLGVAVFTNLDHAEVRHALMYTVFDRYLPAQARPHDWSAELRTLYRAIADSATQRRRDRDAKRVTGTRPSLPLDRYAGTYADSLFGIATVTRDGDHLTLQVGTQTGTLEHWQYDVFRVHWRDPFLGTDDVAFALDPDGVVGALRFVDAPNRYQRSR